Below is a window of Trichosurus vulpecula isolate mTriVul1 chromosome 4, mTriVul1.pri, whole genome shotgun sequence DNA.
gaggactagatgacctctaagatcctttttatTCTAAATCTATCATTTTGTGGTCCGGTTtaatcctctcactttacagatgaatctGAAACTCGTGGGTGTTCTGTGAcatgccaaagtcacacaggaagaaagtaggagaatcaggatttgaacgtGGTACTTCCAATTTCAAACCCACTGCTCTTGCACACTCTTCAACAAATGAAGTTGCTGCTTGATTGGCGGACCAGCCTAGCTAACATCAGAGAAGCTCACCGCTGGGTTGGATGGAGGGTAATGACATGGTTTGAATATACTAAGTTACAGAAACCATTTAATagtgtgttttgttttcccccattagattgtaagctcctcgagggcatggactgtctttgtatttgtatccacagtatttactacagtgcctggcacgttgtgtttagtaaatgtttgttgactatattGACTATTATTAATCAGGCATGATGGAGTTGCAATCAACATCAGTATAGAGGATCGACTTGATAAACCCTGAGAACTAGCTTGGAAGGACAGTTAACTGAACTACTTAAGAAACCAAATGGAATGGCTGTGGCAGGTCCGGTAATCAAGGACACAGCACAGGGAAGTAgaaagagggctagatttggagtccaaggaactgggttcaaatcctgcctttgctcCTTACTGTGTCCATTTGTCTCTCCAGGCTACagtttcttccataaaatggagttGAACTAGTTGACGTCTATGGGCtattctagttttaaatctatgatcacgATCCCATGATGCTGTAGCATGTGATATGTTTTCTTCCCAGCACAGCAACTTCCCTTCTagatgtctcaattttcccaactATTAAATGGGAATGATGCTCTATTAAGGTGACAAAATGAATGAGGTGATATGGCAAAGACCACCCTCATAGGACTTATTTTGTCCTAGCCCAGTTTTCTTCCTTAGCAGCCATATGAAAATAATgactaagaaaaaataattatcctTTTTAGTCtgtagaacattttaaaaaatttttcccacGGGATTTGGTGGTTATTGTCTCATTCTCTTTCCATAACATCTCTATAAAATAGGTGGGggtattttgcagataaagaaaatgaggcgcAGAGATCAACAATTATTGCATTTTCATACGGCTCAAATcccagcccagtgttctttctaccaagTCACTTCTTGGAACTGAAAATGCTCGTAATGCCAAAGCCAGAATCTGATTCATCTGTGTTTTACCCTGAACACCTTGTACTTGGAATTGATGGCTGCTTGGAGATGACAGAGGAGTAACAGAGATGGGAAGCCTATTGTAACTCTGCACATTGCGTATGAGGAGGTGCCAAGGAGGAGAGGGCAGCTGGTTTCTAGAGGGAAAGCTGGAAGAcggataataaaaagaaatgatctTCATCAAGCCCCATGGTATATCCCAGGACTTTTTGCTCGTTGGGGGTCACAGGAGCAGCTGAAACTCTAACGGCTCTTTAGGGTTAATCAGTTGACCACATCTCCAATTAATCTGTAGCCTAGCTCGGGGAGTTTGGGAGGCTTTGCAGATGTAACCTATGATGTCAGTGCATAGAAATGTGAGACATATTGCAGATGTAAAGTACTCTGTCAGAGAAAGGGGCCACTTGTGACTTCTAACCAAAGACCTGTCTCTACACAGTCAAAACCAGGTCTGCCTTAAAGGGCAAAGTATAGAATACACTTCAAAGAAGCGTTGGGTGACTTGGTGAGCCCTAAGTTCTACTCCAGAGTTGCTGCTGAGCCCTGGTCATTTGATCCTTCAGCCTTTTGAACAGAAGTGCTGACCTAAGTGGGGAGGAAGGTTGGCTTGAGTGATCGTACAGAGGTCAGAGGTCAGAGGTTGAGTAGGGGAACCGCTAGTGatgcagtttggctggaatgtagcaCATGAAGGGGAGGAATgcacaataaaatgagaaaaatagctTGGAGCCTGATTGTCAAGGACCCGAGGTGCCAGGGTAAGAGAAAGCAGAATTGTTCTGCTTTGAGCAAAAGCTGGATGGCCACccgtcaatcaatcaatcatttattgttattattaataagagctagcatttacatagcattttaaggtttgcaaagagctttaaaatattttctcattttatcctcacagtagCCCAgggaggtacatgctattattagcTTCATGCTACAGATGACGAAACAGACAGCCAGAGGTAAAGTGGCTTGCCTGAGaccacacagcttttaagtgtctgaaTATCTTAggacttggactcaggtcttcctgacaccaggtccaatGCTCTCTCTATTCAtcgtgagccaggcactgtgctaggcactgggaggcaaagacaaaagtcaaacagCTTACACCATAACAAGAGagaatacatgtatgtacataggtACGTATAAAACAACAGCTgggtggcaccacagtgcacagagcgccagccctggagtgaggaaaactcatcttcatgagttcaaatctggcctcagatacttactgactgtgtgaccctgggcaagtcacttcactctgtttgcctcagtttcctcatctgtaaaatgagctggagaaggaaatggcaaaccactccaagaaaaccccaactaagaattagacacaacagaaaatgactgaatagcaacaaatatataaaattcatttataggtggatacaaaaataaatagaaaaccaAGCATTAATATAggtgaatataaaaataaatagaaaacaaaggGTTAGTCAGGGAAGGCCTCATGCAAAAAGATGGGGTAGGTTGTGGAAAGGAATTCTTGTTCTTGTACGAGTTAGACGAGGGGCCCACTGAGGCCCCTTCTGATTGAGATTCTGAGCTTGGAGGGGAAAGGTTTGGGACTAATTGCTTGGCCTGAGGTATAATCCATGACCTACATTAATAGATTTAAAACCAGAAGTGTTCTTAGAGGACATTGAGTTCAACCCACTCCTttaggaaattgaagctgagaaaggttttgaactctggtcttaccTGCCACTGTGCTATGGAGCATCCCACCTTAACATCAAGCAGTACAACTACATCATGCAAGGAACTATTGACAATGGACTGTTGAcgttaaaaaaatttataatacgACACAATCAACACCTTTGGTATGTTAACCGAGTATCTACTTACTCTGGGCACTGGTCTAATTCCTGAGAGGAGAACAAAAGATATAGTTCTTATCACTAAGAATTGAAATTTGGAAATTCAAAGGGAGgtaaattctttcttttccatagTTTAATTTCTCTCAAATCTTCTTCCGAGGTTTTTCTGTAAGCAGCGTCCAATGGCTTTGACCTTGCGTCTTCTTGATAAAAGCGCTGTGGCTTTGCCTTTCCAATTCCAGATCTTAAATCGCACTTGGAAAGAACATGACCTGAGAGCAAGTAAGAGGTGAAGTCTGAGTATTGGTTGGGAAATGCAGCTATAGCCATGGCTCTGAAAATTACTTCCTACTAATCTAGGGCTCCCTGCCTCAGTTGTTCCAATTGTCAATGGAGGGCAACGACTAGGTGCTGTGAAGGTTAACTTTCGGAAAGCATGATTCTATAGGAGCATGGATCAAgacctggaaggaatctcagaggccatttagtctaaccccatGATTGTgtacatgaggaaagtgaggcccagaggctaagtgactcacccaaattCATGCAGGTATAAATGTCAAAGCTAGATTTTAACCCGGTCCTCTGACTCCTTCTTTGAACTCTAGCTATCCTTTCCCACCTTTACAACTTTACTTATGCTGGTCTCCCTTTCTGGTCATGTTCATTAGTCAAAATTCCAaccttctttcaagactcagcttcaGTTCCAACACCTCAAAAAAATCCTCTCCTAAGCTACCACAGCCCTCAGTGATTCTTTACTCTTCTGAACATCTTTGGCATTTATTGTTTATACCACTCACTGACTCCTTGGCATTGattactatgtgtgtgtgtgtgtgtgtgtgtgtgtgtgtgtgtgtgtgtgtaggtatatatgtatgtatgtatgtatgtatatatgtatgtatatgtgtgtatgtatgccttTTTCCCACATCTACATTCAAAGCAACCATGTATGTTTTTATCTCTGTTGagggtgataatgatgatgtatGACAGATTTCCCAAGTGAGACTTACAATCACCTTTTTCTTTGAAGGAAGTGCGCCAGAAAACCTATACAGTACCATTGTAGTAAGGAGAAAAATATGACAATCTAAACACCTAACTATCCATTCCACCTCCTTTTAGATCTGCAATCTTGCCTGAGATTTGTGTCTCAGAGCACTTGACATCATGTCAAACAATTGCACAATTCTGCTGAAAATCAAAAAAGGACTGGCAAGTGAAGAAAGAAgatcctctcctcttttcttctgccttctcctcccctctcctcccttcccctctcctcccctacctcctccatcttcttccctcccctcccatgccTCTTCCTttatcccctcccttttcccctcccttcccttcttccccctcccttcctttcctcccctccctcccttcccctccctctcctcccctttccttccctcctcttcactccctacccctctcccttccctttcccttcccttccccccatctgaTGTGAAGCACAGAGAACCCGGCAATGACAATTGCCAACACTTCCACAAAACTGAATATTAATGAATGAGCATCACTCATGATTGTTCCCTTTTCCAAGCTCCCCTCCCCATACTTAGCATATTGTCCATAGTTTATGTGACACCAAGAGAAAAATTCATGCAAGGCCATTAATACTGTGTCCTAGAGGACAGTATTGGAGAATGAAGGCACTTTAAGTCTTTGGTCTGGTTCTTAGGGTCAATACCAATTTTCTAAatcattaattttcattttaaagtcaGCATAGCAAATCATTGTACGTATATGAAAAACAGAaggtttctctctttccttcacaGAAAAATCCAATGAATAATAATGAGAAAtagcattgatatagcacttccaggtttgcaaattactttacagaaattatctcattggatcctcacaaaatcctgtgaggtaggcttCATATGatcatcctcatttgacagatgaggaaactgaatctggaagaggtaaagcaacttgcccaacgTCTCACAGCTATCCAAGgtcaaaggaaggatttgaactcatgtcttcctaactcccagttTAGCATTCTATCTATTCCATCAACTGGCTGCTTCCAAAGGAACAGCCAAACACATGTAATGCAAATATAATGAGAAGAATAGCTTCCAGCAGGAGTTGAGGTTGAGAATGTCTTCTTTGGCTAGGATATGGTTGCTATAGTTTGCAAGGGGATGTTgttggatttcttcttttcttcttttttggtaagTATGCATTGAGAGAGTTTATTTAAGAACCAGCCAACATCCTGAAGGTCCTCAGGCCACCTCAGGTATGGTTGCCTCTGCACAAAGACTCGGATAGGTGGGTATTTCATCAACTGATACTGGGAGAGGGATCCAGCTACCACCATGATGAGGACATCTTTAAGATCAGAGAAGTATCTGCCCTGGGCAAAATTGAAGGCTTCAATGCACCAGCCATCTTTGAGGAAATGCCTGGTCACAATGCAAATAGTCTTCCTGCTGCTCCAAATGGCATCCCGGATGTTGCTGATGTGATCCTCTCCTGGGAGGAAGTCCCTTTCCTCAAAACACAGGTTAAATCTATTTTCAGGATTGTACCGGGAGTCCAGGTGATTGAGTAGTGCATTCTGGACCCATTCAAAGTCTTTGTTACTGAAGCACAAGTATGCATCATATTTGTGCTGATCCTCTTCTACACCTTGGGGATGGTATTTGAATGCCAGTCTCAGGACCATTTTATGCCAGAGGAAAAAACAGTGCCCACGGAACTTGGTAAATATAATAACTGCTGTGAGGAACAGAGTCAAGGTGGTGGTGAAgaagatgaaaagtgaaaaacGAATTAATTTTAGGGCTTCCTCTTCATCACAGCCCTCTGTGGAAATTGAATAGAGTGAGACCCCAGAGAATGAGTCAGGGTATGTGCAGTAGACATCCTCAGGGGACCCAAACATGGTGACATTGGTTCGGTTCAGCCAAAGGATGAAATTTCTGGTTTCACATTCACAGATATATTTGTTGTGCGTTatatctaggtggctcagtgatgCAAATATGGTAGGGTCAGGGGATAGCAGGTGGTTGTAGGATAAAAGCAAGACTCTTAAATTTTCAGGTAGGACACCAGGAGAAAGAGATGTCAGCTTGTTGCCATGTAGGCTAAGGATTTGTAATGCAGTCAGATCACTGAAAACACCAGGTGGAAGGAAATCAAGGTAATTATTATTCAGGTAAAGAACTTTAAGATGAGAAAGTCTCTTAAACACATCCCAACATGATCCTGCTTGCCAGATGAGTTGCAGCATATTTTCTGAAAGATAAAGCTGCTCTAAGATATGGTTCTTTGAAGGACCATACTGTTGGTTACAAAAGGAAATCGATTTTGATTTAAAATGAGAAACTTCAGACCTGGAACCTGGAGAAGAGTATAGAGATCATTCAGATTTTCCAACCTGTTTTCTGCTAAATCAATGAATTCAGcaattattttgatattttgaaaatTTACCAATTTATTGCCACTTAGGTAGGTAACATTTAAGTTTAAATTTGAAAGAGAACTAACTGTTTTAATAGCATTATCGCGAAGATccaaagcttttaaatttttcaagTGTTTGAATGTCTTCTCCTGAATCACCCCAATATGATTTCTTTGCAGATCAATATAAGCAACTTTAGGCAGAccataaaaatcagaattgtAGAGTTCTCCCAGTAGGTTATAGGACAGATCAAGAACCTGGAGACTGTCCAGGCCATAAAATGCTTCTGCAGCAATCTTGTTTACCTTGTTATGTGAAATGTTTAAAACTTTCAACTCTTTAAGTGTCTCAAACAGATGAATGTTCAGGGAGAAGATATAGCCATGTGAAATATCCATTTTTATCACTGAATTCATGCCCAGTGCAGCAAATGTATCTTGGTCGGGTTCCTTTATGTTATGAAAACCAAATCCTGCGCCCATAATATGGGAgtcaagaagcaaagaaaaaatctTGGTTCCACTGATAGCACGACCAAAGTCTCGTATGATATCTACTGTCCAGCCATTGTCTGAGACGTCCAGGATCTCAAAGACCATATTTTTGAAAGGATTCATGCACTCTTCCCAGTTGACTGAGACTCTGCTATAGAGGCTATTGGAAGCAAGGCTAAAGAAAGAGAATCCTTTCCCTTGAAGGGGCTCAAGATCCCTTTCACATGCAAGGGATATTTGATTTAGAGACAAGTCTATTGATTTCAAAGATTTCAGATCTCTGAAAGAAGGATGAagttggagactttggatgtgaTTTTTAGATAGGTCCAATTTGgctaaagaaattaaatttctaaAATAACCATCTTTTAGAATAGAATCTGAGAAACCACAGTAAAATAGCCGTAATTCAATCAAGTTGGGCAAGCCTTGAAAAGCATCAGTATGCAAAGACATAATGTTATTATAGCCAATATCCAAGACTGCAAGGTTGGGCAGGTTTCTGAAAGCGTTTCTCTCAATGGTCAGAGGACTGTCCTGATTTCCTAGCTCTAGCAATCGAAGCTTCTCCAATAGCGGGAATGAAGTGGCATTAACTACCCTGATGTTGTTAAAACTTAACAACAGGTTAATAGTGGTGTTTGGCACTTGGGGGACTTGGGTGAGGTTACAGGAACGATATAAGGCAATTTGTCCATCAGCTGAGCAAGAAGGAATTCCAAACACAGAAGTGGCTTCAAATACCAATCCCAAGAGAAATGCAAGGAGGTAGCCCATCATGATCCtagagagaatagaagaaagaTCAAAACGTGCTGGGCTATATATTAAGAAGATTACAGGAAGGGTAGGGAACACAATGTAGGATGATGTGATTGATGCAGGCAGTGACACTAGGCTTAGAGAGCACCTCCAGAATTTGGGGATAAAGTCATagaatggaagctaatgaaataagaataaaattgATTAAAAGAGGTAAACCCCTGAAAGAGCCAATGTGATTTCCCATGTTAAGAAATGCTAGCTGCAACCAGGAGTTGTCCACCACTCAAGCTTTTTTAGAACAGTGAGCCATGAGGGG
It encodes the following:
- the TLR5 gene encoding LOW QUALITY PROTEIN: toll-like receptor 5 (The sequence of the model RefSeq protein was modified relative to this genomic sequence to represent the inferred CDS: inserted 1 base in 1 codon); protein product: MGYLLAFLLGLVFEATSVFGIPSCSADGQIALYRSCNLTQVPQVPNTTINLLLSFNNIRVVNATSFPLLEKLRLLELGNQDSPLTIERNAFRNLPNLAVLDIGYNNIMSLHTDAFQGLPNLIELRLFYCGFSDSILKDGYFRNLISLAKLDLSKNHIQSLQLHPSFRDLKSLKSIDLSLNQISLACERDLEPLQGKGFSFFSLASNSLYSRVSVNWEECMNPFKNMVFEILDVSDNGWTVDIIRDFGRAISGTKIFSLLLDSHIMGAGFGFHNIKEPDQDTFAALGMNSVIKMDISHGYIFSLNIHLFETLKELKVLNISHNKVNKIAAEAFYGLDSLQVLDLSYNLLGELYNSDFYGLPKVAYIDLQRNHIGVIQEKTFKHLKNLKALDLRDNAIKTVSSLSNLNLNVTYLSGNKLVNFQNIKIIAEFIDLAENRLENLNDLYTLLQVPGLKFLILNQNRFPXCNQQYGPSKNHILEQLYLSENMLQLIWQAGSCWDVFKRLSHLKVLYLNNNYLDFLPPGVFSDLTALQILSLHGNKLTSLSPGVLPENLRVLLLSYNHLLSPDPTIFASLSHLDITHNKYICECETRNFILWLNRTNVTMFGSPEDVYCTYPDSFSGVSLYSISTEGCDEEEALKLIRFSLFIFFTTTLTLFLTAVIIFTKFRGHCFFLWHKMVLRLAFKYHPQGVEEDQHKYDAYLCFSNKDFEWVQNALLNHLDSRYNPENRFNLCFEERDFLPGEDHISNIRDAIWSSRKTICIVTRHFLKDGWCIEAFNFAQGRYFSDLKDVLIMVVAGSLSQYQLMKYPPIRVFVQRQPYLRWPEDLQDVGWFLNKLSQCILTKKEEKKKSNNIPLQTIATIS